Proteins found in one Capsicum annuum cultivar UCD-10X-F1 unplaced genomic scaffold, UCD10Xv1.1 ctg77354, whole genome shotgun sequence genomic segment:
- the LOC124894773 gene encoding protein DMP6-like, with amino-acid sequence MEIKVENETPRNLDQEKAPLLEKSELPEVKKNLIQQAISQTFKSTAHLANLLPTGSVLAFQFLSPIFTNQGECDAVGRSMTAALVALCGLSCFLLSFTDSFKDQKGNVCYGFATVRGLWIIDGSATLPPEVAAKYKLKFIDFMHAIMSILVFAAVALFDQNVVNCFYPTPSYQTQELLAALPVAIGVICCMLFVAFPTERHGIGFPLTAN; translated from the coding sequence ATGGAGATTAAGGTGGAAAATGAGACACCTCGGAATCTTGACCAAGAGAAAGCTCCCCTGCTTGAAAAATCGGAACTGCCTGAAGTGAAGAAAAACTTGATACAACAGGCAATAAGCCAGACATTTAAAAGCACTGCCCACCTTGCTAATCTTCTGCCTACTGGGTCTGTTCTtgcttttcaatttttatcaCCCATATTTACAAACCAAGGGGAGTGTGATGCGGTTGGCCGGTCCATGACTGCTGCTCTCGTAGCACTCTGTGGACTGTCATGTTTCCTATTGAGCTTCACTGATAGTTTCAAGGATCAAAAAGGAAATGTTTGCTATGGGTTCGCCACAGTCCGCGGCTTGTGGATAATTGATGGATCAGCGACTCTCCCACCAGAAGTTGCAGCAAAGTACAAGCTgaaatttatagatttcatgcatgcCATCATGTCAATATTGGTTTTTGCAGCTGTTGCATTGTTTGATCAGAATGTTGTAAATTGTTTCTACCCCACACCATCATATCAAACACAGGAACTGCTTGCAGCTCTGCCAGTTGCGATTGGGGTCATCTGCTGTATGTTGTTTGTGGCGTTTCCTACGGAACGTCATGGCATTGGCTTCCCCCTCACTGCTAACTAA